The following proteins are co-located in the Labrys monachus genome:
- the adhP gene encoding alcohol dehydrogenase AdhP, whose translation MTRTMKAAVVRAFGKPLTIEDVAIPTPGPGELLVKVYACGVCHTDLHAAEGDWPVKPTPPFIPGHEVTGVVAALGAGVTDFKEGDAVGVAWLHDACMRCEYCETGWETLCEHQHDTGYSCDGGFAEYVIASAPFAARLPAGVDFAQMAPILCAGVTTYKGLKETEARPGEWVAISGIGGLGHVAIQYAKAMGLHVAALDVTPDKLALARATGADIAVDARSPDAVADILKATGGGAHGVLVTAVSPPAFSQALHMVRRKGTVALVGLPPGDFPTPIFDVVLKRITVRGSIVGTRRDLDEAIAFATEGKVKAEITKAPLSDINDIFARLKAGKVDGRVVLSMVESAEPRAEKLEVTFC comes from the coding sequence ATGACGAGAACGATGAAAGCCGCTGTGGTGCGGGCCTTTGGAAAACCCCTGACGATCGAGGACGTGGCGATTCCCACGCCTGGACCGGGCGAACTCCTGGTCAAGGTCTACGCCTGCGGCGTGTGCCATACGGATCTGCACGCGGCGGAGGGCGACTGGCCGGTGAAGCCGACGCCGCCCTTTATCCCCGGGCATGAGGTGACCGGCGTCGTCGCCGCCCTCGGCGCCGGCGTGACGGACTTCAAGGAGGGGGACGCGGTCGGCGTGGCCTGGCTCCATGACGCCTGCATGCGCTGCGAATATTGCGAGACCGGCTGGGAAACGCTGTGCGAGCACCAGCACGACACCGGCTACAGCTGCGACGGCGGCTTTGCCGAATATGTCATCGCTTCCGCCCCCTTCGCCGCCCGCCTGCCGGCTGGCGTCGATTTCGCGCAGATGGCGCCGATCCTGTGCGCCGGCGTCACCACCTATAAGGGGCTGAAGGAGACCGAGGCCCGGCCGGGCGAATGGGTGGCCATCTCGGGCATCGGCGGCCTCGGCCATGTCGCCATCCAATATGCCAAGGCGATGGGCCTGCATGTCGCCGCGCTCGACGTCACGCCGGACAAGCTCGCCTTGGCGCGGGCGACCGGCGCCGACATCGCCGTCGACGCGCGCTCGCCCGATGCCGTGGCCGACATCCTCAAGGCGACCGGCGGGGGCGCCCATGGCGTGCTGGTGACGGCCGTTTCGCCGCCGGCCTTCTCCCAGGCGCTGCATATGGTACGCCGCAAGGGCACGGTTGCCCTGGTCGGCCTGCCCCCGGGGGATTTCCCGACGCCGATCTTCGACGTGGTGCTGAAGCGCATCACCGTGCGCGGCTCGATCGTAGGAACCCGGCGCGACCTCGACGAGGCGATCGCCTTCGCCACCGAGGGCAAGGTGAAGGCGGAGATCACCAAGGCACCGCTGAGCGACATCAACGACATCTTCGCCAGGCTCAAGGCGGGCAAGGTGGACGGCCGCGTGGTGCTGAGCATGGTGGAGAGCGCCGAACCCAGGGCTGAAAAGCTCGAAGTGACCTTCTGCTGA
- a CDS encoding ABC transporter permease — protein MASLSNILWLGIKELRSFSRDFVLLGLVVWSFSFAVYTQAQSNSQELHNASIGIVDEDRSPLSRQMSGAFLPPYFKPPQAVRESDVDRLMDTAAYTFIMVVPPGFQRDVEAGRSPSVQVNVDATAMVQAGLGSGYIQQILSTEIANFVSRDEGSFLSRSQGVQTSPVTLAVRIAFNPTVETAWFTSLMGIINSVTMLAIILAGAAIIREREHGTMDHLLVLPVTPFEIAISKIWANSLVITVAAGLSLFIVVRQLLHVPIAGSVPLFLSGVVIYLFFATAIGIFLATIARTMPQLGLLYILVAMPMNMLSGSNTPLESMPPALRTIMNASPSTHFVSFAQAILYRGAGFDVVWPDYLFVAFVGGLFLFAALMRFRAVTAQAG, from the coding sequence ATGGCAAGTCTCAGCAACATCCTGTGGCTCGGCATCAAGGAACTGCGCAGCTTCTCGCGTGATTTCGTCCTTCTCGGGCTGGTGGTCTGGTCCTTCTCCTTCGCCGTCTACACGCAGGCGCAGAGCAATTCGCAGGAACTGCACAACGCCTCGATCGGCATCGTCGACGAGGACCGCTCGCCCCTGTCCCGCCAGATGTCCGGTGCGTTCCTTCCCCCCTACTTCAAGCCGCCTCAGGCGGTGAGGGAGAGCGATGTCGATCGTCTCATGGACACCGCGGCCTATACCTTCATCATGGTCGTCCCGCCGGGATTCCAGCGCGACGTCGAGGCGGGGCGCAGCCCCTCCGTCCAGGTGAACGTCGACGCTACCGCGATGGTGCAGGCCGGCCTCGGCTCGGGCTACATCCAGCAGATCCTCTCCACGGAAATCGCCAATTTCGTGTCCCGCGACGAGGGGAGCTTTCTGTCCCGCTCGCAAGGCGTCCAAACGTCGCCGGTGACGCTCGCCGTCCGCATCGCCTTCAATCCCACGGTCGAGACCGCCTGGTTCACCAGCCTTATGGGCATCATCAACAGCGTGACCATGCTGGCCATCATCCTCGCAGGCGCGGCGATCATCCGCGAGCGCGAGCACGGCACCATGGACCACCTGCTCGTGCTGCCGGTGACGCCGTTCGAAATCGCCATCTCGAAGATCTGGGCCAACAGCCTGGTGATCACGGTGGCGGCCGGGCTGTCGCTGTTCATCGTCGTACGCCAGCTTCTCCACGTGCCCATCGCCGGGTCCGTCCCGCTCTTTCTGTCTGGCGTGGTGATCTACCTGTTCTTCGCCACGGCGATCGGGATCTTCCTGGCCACCATCGCGCGGACGATGCCGCAGCTCGGCCTGCTCTACATCCTCGTCGCCATGCCCATGAACATGCTGTCCGGCAGCAACACGCCGCTGGAGTCGATGCCGCCGGCCTTGCGCACGATCATGAATGCCTCGCCATCGACGCATTTCGTCTCCTTCGCGCAGGCCATTCTCTACCGTGGCGCGGGATTCGACGTCGTCTGGCCCGACTACCTCTTCGTCGCGTTCGTGGGAGGGCTGTTCCTCTTCGCCGCGCTGATGCGGTTCCGTGCCGTGACGGCGCAGGCGGGCTGA
- the ftsH gene encoding ATP-dependent zinc metalloprotease FtsH has product MAPKPSNRKQYITIWYVLAAMVGMLLLQWAWASYTQVETVSFTEFDQLVAQNKVAEVAVGADTIQGTLKEALPSGKKIFVTARVDPQLAEKLAAHGIVVSGAPSSGLLQTLLSWVVPAVLFYLVWAFLIRRMGDGQGLGGMMTIGKSRAKVYVEKDTKVTFADVAGVDEAKFELKEVVSFLKDPKTFGRLGARVPKGILLVGPPGTGKTLLARAVAGEAGVPFFSISGSEFVEMFVGVGAARVRDLFEQARQAAPCIIFIDELDALGRSRTPGALGGYDEKEQTLNQLLSELDGFDPSSGVILLAATNRPEILDPALLRAGRFDRQVLVDRPDHGGRLAILKVHARKIRLGPDVDFEQIAGMTIGFTGADIANLINEAAIAATRRNAEAVGLQDFTTAIERIVAGAEKKSRVLGKAERRRVAYHEMGHALVAASLPGVDPVQKVSIVPRGVGALGYTMQRPTEDRFLLASSELANRLAVLMGGRAAERLIFDGDISTGAADDLQRATEMALEMVTKYGMDKTIGERTYAAPSQAFLGLPQDRLVNAAEETGREIDLAVRGLIEEAANRARAILERRRVDLDAGSALLLDKETLTPAEFEPLRRPETLPGTSAEASSGRFPQAAR; this is encoded by the coding sequence ATGGCGCCGAAACCGTCCAACCGCAAACAATACATCACGATATGGTATGTCCTTGCCGCGATGGTCGGCATGTTGCTCCTGCAATGGGCATGGGCGAGCTACACGCAGGTGGAGACCGTATCCTTCACCGAATTCGACCAGCTGGTGGCCCAGAACAAGGTGGCCGAGGTGGCGGTGGGCGCCGACACCATCCAGGGCACGCTGAAGGAGGCGCTGCCGAGCGGCAAGAAGATCTTCGTCACCGCGCGCGTCGACCCGCAATTGGCCGAGAAGCTGGCGGCGCACGGCATCGTGGTGAGCGGGGCGCCTTCGAGCGGACTCCTCCAGACGCTGCTGTCCTGGGTCGTGCCGGCCGTGTTGTTCTACCTCGTCTGGGCCTTCCTGATCCGCCGTATGGGCGATGGGCAGGGCCTCGGCGGCATGATGACGATCGGCAAGTCCCGCGCCAAGGTCTATGTCGAGAAGGACACCAAGGTGACCTTCGCCGACGTGGCCGGCGTCGACGAGGCGAAGTTCGAGCTCAAGGAGGTCGTGTCCTTTCTCAAGGATCCCAAGACCTTCGGGCGTCTCGGCGCGCGCGTGCCCAAGGGCATCCTGCTGGTCGGTCCGCCGGGGACCGGCAAGACCCTGCTCGCCCGCGCCGTCGCGGGCGAGGCCGGCGTGCCGTTCTTCTCGATCTCCGGCTCAGAATTCGTCGAGATGTTCGTCGGCGTCGGCGCGGCGCGCGTGCGCGACCTGTTCGAGCAGGCGCGGCAGGCGGCGCCCTGCATCATCTTCATCGACGAACTCGACGCGCTCGGCCGCAGCCGCACCCCGGGGGCGCTGGGCGGCTATGACGAGAAGGAGCAGACGCTCAACCAGCTCCTCTCGGAGCTGGACGGCTTCGACCCGAGTTCCGGCGTCATCCTGCTCGCCGCGACCAACCGGCCCGAGATCCTCGACCCGGCGCTGCTGCGCGCCGGGCGCTTCGACAGGCAGGTCCTCGTCGACAGGCCGGATCACGGCGGGCGCCTCGCGATCCTCAAGGTGCATGCCCGCAAGATCCGCCTCGGCCCCGATGTGGATTTCGAGCAGATCGCCGGGATGACCATCGGCTTCACGGGCGCGGACATCGCCAATCTCATCAACGAGGCAGCGATCGCCGCCACGCGCCGCAACGCGGAGGCCGTCGGCCTGCAGGACTTCACCACCGCGATCGAGCGCATCGTGGCCGGCGCGGAGAAGAAGAGCCGGGTGCTCGGCAAGGCGGAACGCCGGCGCGTGGCCTATCACGAGATGGGCCACGCCCTGGTAGCCGCCAGCCTTCCCGGCGTCGATCCGGTCCAGAAGGTCTCGATCGTTCCCCGCGGGGTGGGCGCCCTCGGATATACGATGCAGCGGCCGACGGAGGATCGCTTCCTGCTGGCGTCGAGCGAGCTTGCCAACCGTCTGGCGGTGCTGATGGGCGGCAGGGCGGCGGAACGGCTGATATTCGACGGGGACATCTCGACTGGCGCCGCCGACGATCTCCAGAGGGCGACCGAGATGGCGCTCGAGATGGTCACGAAATACGGAATGGACAAAACGATAGGGGAGCGGACCTACGCCGCGCCCTCGCAGGCCTTTCTCGGCCTGCCGCAGGACAGGCTGGTCAACGCGGCGGAAGAGACCGGGCGCGAGATCGACCTGGCGGTCCGCGGCCTTATCGAAGAGGCGGCCAACCGCGCCCGGGCGATCCTGGAGCGCCGGCGCGTCGACCTCGACGCCGGCAGCGCCCTGCTGCTGGACAAGGAAACGCTGACGCCCGCCGAATTCGAACCCCTGCGCCGCCCCGAGACGCTCCCCGGTACTTCCGCCGAAGCTTCTTCCGGCCGATTCCCGCAGGCCGCCCGGTAG
- the rbbA gene encoding ribosome-associated ATPase/putative transporter RbbA — MTPSTEAACSLRDVSLRYGARLALDDVTLSVPAGGIMGVIGPDGVGKSSLLALLAGARRIQTGEVEVLGRDLRDARHRAEACPRIAYMPQGLGKNLYPDLSVAENLTFFARLFGQSADERRERIGELLRATGLSPFSDRPAGKLSGGMRQKLGLCCALIHDPDLLILDEPTTGVDPLSRRQFWRLIAGMRAARPGMTVVVATAYMEEADQFDWLAAMNEGRVLATGSPADLKARTGCATLEESFIALLPEAATRGHARFVIPPRVSADGEAVIVARNLSRRFGDFTAVDRVNFSIERGEIFGFLGSNGCGKTTTMKMLTGLLQASAGEAYLFGKPVNAADLGARFRVGYMSQSFSLYTELTVRQNLDLHARLFRLDRGVAEARTKELVARFGLADYLDRRAADLPLGIRQRLSLAVAIIQKPEILILDEPTSGVDPLARDQFWALLADLSRQDGVTIFVSTHFMNEAARCDRIALMDAGRVLATGTPASLAEARHRDNLEDAFVDYLEEAAGVEAPTGSAVSDTRTVASKGRTPPGRPTGFSPQRLFAYAVREGLELLRDPIRMGFALLGTAFLMLIFGAGITTDVNNLSFAVLDRDNTPESRAYVEELRGSPYFVEKPPIADQAGLETRLQSGDIRAGLEIPPDFGRDLRKGVATSIAAWIDGAMPFRAETIRQYLQGAHQQFLSDVAVKSGQSAEATNDEKFNALRSGEPAASGDRGNASAGSAIIETRFRYNQHFDSIYAMVPSTMALLLVEIPAILMALSIVREKELGSITNLYVTPVTRIEFLLGKQLPYIVIGMINFGLLCLMAVLVFGVPLKGSFLTLLLGALVYVTTTTGMGMLISSFCSTQIAALFGTAILTILPATQFSGMLTPVSSLTGAPAVMGKLFPMTYFLTISVGTFTKALGLQDLAASLLALCVFVPVLLGLSLLFLRKQEA, encoded by the coding sequence AAGTCGTCCCTGCTGGCACTCCTTGCCGGCGCCCGCCGCATCCAGACGGGCGAGGTCGAGGTTCTCGGGCGGGATCTGCGCGACGCGCGCCACCGCGCCGAAGCATGCCCGCGCATCGCCTATATGCCGCAGGGACTCGGCAAGAACCTCTATCCCGACCTCAGCGTCGCGGAGAACCTGACCTTCTTCGCCCGCCTGTTCGGGCAGTCCGCGGACGAGCGCCGGGAGCGCATCGGCGAACTCCTGCGTGCAACCGGCCTCTCGCCGTTTTCCGATCGTCCGGCGGGCAAATTGTCCGGCGGCATGCGCCAGAAGCTGGGACTGTGCTGCGCCCTCATCCACGATCCCGACCTGCTCATCCTCGACGAGCCCACCACCGGCGTCGATCCGCTCTCGCGCCGGCAATTCTGGCGCCTCATCGCCGGCATGCGCGCTGCGCGGCCCGGCATGACGGTCGTCGTCGCCACGGCCTATATGGAGGAGGCGGACCAGTTCGACTGGCTCGCCGCCATGAACGAGGGCCGGGTTCTGGCGACCGGTTCCCCGGCCGACCTCAAGGCGCGGACGGGATGCGCCACGCTGGAGGAAAGCTTCATCGCGCTCCTGCCGGAGGCCGCGACCCGCGGGCACGCCCGCTTCGTCATCCCGCCCCGCGTCTCCGCCGATGGCGAGGCGGTCATCGTCGCCCGCAACCTGTCCCGCCGCTTCGGCGACTTCACGGCGGTCGACCGGGTGAATTTCTCCATCGAGCGCGGCGAGATCTTCGGCTTCCTCGGTTCGAACGGCTGCGGCAAGACCACGACCATGAAGATGCTCACCGGCCTGCTGCAGGCCAGCGCCGGCGAGGCCTATCTGTTCGGAAAGCCGGTCAACGCCGCCGATCTCGGGGCACGGTTCCGCGTCGGCTACATGTCGCAGTCCTTCTCGCTCTACACCGAGCTCACCGTCCGCCAGAATCTCGATCTGCATGCCCGTTTGTTCCGTCTCGATCGCGGCGTGGCCGAGGCGCGGACGAAGGAGCTCGTCGCCCGCTTCGGGCTGGCCGACTATCTCGACCGGCGGGCTGCGGACCTGCCGCTCGGCATCAGGCAGCGCCTCTCGCTGGCGGTCGCCATCATCCAGAAGCCCGAAATCCTCATCCTCGACGAGCCGACATCGGGGGTCGATCCCCTCGCACGCGACCAGTTCTGGGCCCTGCTGGCCGATCTCTCGCGCCAGGACGGCGTCACCATCTTCGTCTCGACCCACTTCATGAACGAAGCGGCGCGCTGCGACCGCATCGCGCTGATGGATGCGGGAAGGGTCCTGGCGACCGGCACGCCGGCCTCGCTCGCCGAGGCGCGGCATCGCGACAACCTCGAGGATGCCTTCGTCGACTATCTGGAGGAAGCGGCCGGCGTCGAGGCGCCGACGGGCAGCGCCGTCTCCGACACCCGGACTGTCGCTTCGAAGGGGCGGACGCCGCCCGGCCGGCCGACGGGGTTCAGCCCGCAGCGGCTGTTCGCCTATGCCGTGCGCGAGGGCCTCGAATTGCTGCGCGACCCCATCCGCATGGGATTCGCGCTGCTCGGCACGGCGTTCCTGATGCTGATCTTCGGGGCGGGCATCACCACCGACGTCAACAATCTGTCCTTCGCCGTGCTGGACCGCGACAACACACCGGAAAGCCGCGCCTATGTCGAGGAACTGCGCGGCTCTCCCTATTTCGTCGAGAAGCCTCCGATCGCCGACCAGGCCGGGCTCGAAACCCGGCTCCAATCCGGAGACATCAGGGCGGGCCTCGAGATTCCCCCCGATTTCGGCCGCGACCTGCGCAAGGGCGTCGCCACCTCCATCGCCGCCTGGATCGACGGGGCGATGCCGTTCCGCGCCGAGACGATCCGCCAATATCTGCAGGGCGCGCATCAGCAGTTCCTGTCCGACGTCGCTGTGAAGAGCGGGCAGAGCGCGGAAGCGACGAACGACGAGAAGTTCAACGCCCTGCGCAGCGGGGAGCCCGCCGCGTCCGGCGATCGCGGCAACGCATCGGCCGGCAGCGCCATCATCGAGACGCGCTTTCGCTACAACCAGCACTTCGACAGCATCTACGCGATGGTGCCGAGCACCATGGCGCTGCTCCTGGTCGAAATTCCCGCCATCCTGATGGCGCTGTCGATCGTTCGCGAGAAGGAACTCGGCTCGATCACCAATCTCTACGTCACGCCGGTCACCCGCATCGAGTTCCTGCTGGGCAAGCAATTGCCCTATATCGTGATCGGCATGATCAATTTCGGGCTGTTGTGCCTGATGGCGGTCCTTGTGTTCGGGGTTCCCCTCAAGGGGAGCTTCCTGACGCTCCTTCTCGGCGCCCTGGTCTATGTGACGACGACCACCGGCATGGGCATGCTGATCTCCTCCTTCTGCAGCACGCAGATCGCCGCCCTGTTCGGGACGGCGATCCTGACCATCCTGCCGGCAACGCAGTTCAGCGGCATGCTCACGCCGGTCTCGTCGCTGACGGGGGCACCCGCCGTGATGGGCAAGCTGTTTCCGATGACCTATTTCCTCACGATCAGCGTCGGCACCTTCACCAAGGCGCTGGGCCTGCAGGATCTCGCGGCGAGCCTGCTGGCCCTGTGCGTGTTCGTGCCCGTCCTGCTCGGCCTCAGCCTCCTGTTCCTGCGCAAGCAGGAGGCTTGA